Proteins encoded within one genomic window of Fragaria vesca subsp. vesca linkage group LG1, FraVesHawaii_1.0, whole genome shotgun sequence:
- the LOC101305301 gene encoding probable disease resistance protein At5g66900-like encodes MELSGVQRKLVSEFTLLYEAVTGVEDNIKMFRTVIEDLKLTLDSLQPLVKENVQHDIAHQLEEKLKIFPKKMQDGVELVRKCSNLSVWSTYKKYYYCRKLISLEKYLRDLVDILRIQAMIDAAKPWTSVNNTEATMVKEMTNRMVKEMTYRNREPELPYFTVGLDEPLKEVKKKLLSEDKSVLVLTGAGGCGKTTMATTIYFDAKIKEIFKDNIFFITVGKRPSMSSMLQQLNQRASSTAPPFFPDEVSEVTFLQTLLKEVGQNLLLIFDDVWPESQSLIEKIFLKGKEKMLNYKILVTSRYQFPLLGSSYHINLLNGEDSMTLLCHSAFPDMSINVPVDLLREIVKHCRGHPLTILVVGRSLCGKPIEIWRNTLFKWSKGYSILDYENDLLFSVLQSSLEELGKENSILLESFLDLTSFPDDQAIHVPVIFDIWAQLYNLCEDSMCNENLYKLTTRSLVDVVVRRNVEEDYSEHFVTQHDILRSLAIHHTGHDPVLSKRLSIDIRGDTPPKWWTEVTEKMEKPKKVSLLSISTDEAFSTEWPIMQLPVAEVLVLNLRTKKYDLPKFIRDMHKSLKVLIVQNYGSVTAEISHFHRLSSLSNLKTLRMHGISVPPLTKNTIYLKSLQKISFFMCNISQAFGKDAIRISRALPLVVEINIDYCRDLLELQDDICNLVHLKKLSITNCHRLSALPEKLGKLTNLEVLSLRSCCDLVKLPSTIGNLKKLNFLDISHCFSIKELPEGIGALSSLRKLNMRECSRLQELPESVSDLEELEVVICDKYTKNLWELFTLRSTEIRVVKEQFDLQWLQRLQL; translated from the exons ATGGAACTCTCAG GGGTACAGAGAAAACTGGTTTCAGAATTTACTTTGCTGTATGAGGCCGTCACAGGAGTGGAGGACAATATTAAGATGTTTAGAACCGTCATCGAGGATCTAAAACTCACGCTGGACTCCTTGCAACCATTGGTCAAAGAGAATGTACAGCATGACATAGCTCATCAGTTAGAAGAGAAGTTAAAAATATTTCCCAAAAAAATGCAAGATGGTGTAGAGCTAGTTCGCAAGTGCTCGAACCTAAGTGTCTGGTCGACCTACAAAAAATATTATTACTGCCGCAAACTTATTTCATTGGAAAAATATCTTCGAGATCTGGTAGATATACTGAGAATTCAGGCAATGATTGATGCAGCGAAACCTTGGACTTCAGTAAACAATACAGAAGCTACGATGGTGAAGGAAATGACCAATAGGATGGTGAAGGAAATGACCTATAGGAATAGAGAACCTGAACTCCCATATTTTACGGTTGGGTTAGATGAGCCTTTAAAGGAAGTGAAGAAGAAGCTTCTTTCGGAAGATAAGTCAGTGCTTGTCCTCACTGGTGCTGGAGGATGTGGAAAAACGACCATGGCAACAACCATTTATTTTGATGCCAAAATCAAAG AGATATTCAAGGACAATATTTTCTTTATCACCGTTGGAAAAAGACCGAGTATGAGCTCGATGTTACAACAACTAAATCAACGAGCGAGTTCCACGGCACCACCATTTTTCCCGGATGAAGTAAGTGAAGTTACGTTCTTGCAGACATTGCTAAAGGAAGTAGGGCAGAATTTGCTGTTGATCTTCGATGATGTTTGGCCTGAATCACAATCACTTATTGAAAAAATTTTCCTAAAAGGAAAGGAAAAAATGCTGAATTATAAAATTTTGGTGACATCCAGATATCAATTTCCACTATTAGGTTCGTCATATCACATAAATTTATTGAACGGTGAAGATTCCATGACTCTTTTGTGTCATTCAGCATTTCCAGACATGAGCATCAATGTTCCGGTTGATCTTTTGAGAGAG ATAGTAAAGCACTGCAGGGGACATCCACTTACCATTTTAGTGGTAGGAAGATCGCTTTGTGGGAAGCCTATAGAGATCTGGCGGAACACACTATTCAAATGGTCTAAAGGTTATTCGATTCTGGATTATGAGAATGATTTGCTGTTTAGTGTACTCCAAAGCAGCTTAGAGGAGTTGGGTAAAGAAAACAGTATCCTCCTAGAATCTTTCCTTGATCTTACTTCATTCCCTGATGACCAAGCAATCCATGTCCCCGTCATCTTTGATATCTGGGCACAGCTCTATAATCTGTGTGAAGACAGTATGTGCAATGAGAACCTTTATAAGCTCACCACCCGCAGTTTGGTAGATGTTGTAGTGAGAAG GAACGTGGAGGAGGACTACAGTGAACATTTTGTTACCCAGCATGATATACTTAGAAGCCTAGCAATCCATCATACTGGACATGACCCTGTACTAAGCAAAAGACTGAGTATAGACATACGTGGAGACACTCCTCCCAAATGGTGGACAGAAGTCACAGAAAAGATGGAAAAACCGAAGAAAGTTTCATTATTATCTATCTCAACAG ATGAGGCGTTCTCCACAGAATGGCCCATCATGCAACTACCAGTAGCTGAGGTTCTGGTTCTGAATTTACGGACAAAGAAATATGACTTACCCAAGTTCATCAGGGACATGCACAAATCGTTGAAGGTTCTAATAGTCCAAAATTATGGGTCCGTAACTGCTGAAATAAGTCATTTTCACCGGTTGAGTTCGTTGTCAAATCTGAAAACACTCAGAATGCACGGCATTTCAGTTCCTCCTCTTACTAAGAACACTATATACTTGAAGAGTCTCCAAAAAATTTCTTTTTTTATGTGTAACATCAGTCAAGCTTTCGGGAAGGACGCCATCCGAATTTCGCGTGCATTGCCGCTTGTAGTGGAAATAAACATCGACTATTGCAGAGATTTGCTAGAGTTGCAGGACGACATATGTAATCTTGTTCACCTAAAGAAGCTCAGTATCACCAATTGCCATCGGTTATCTGCCTTACCTGAAAAACTTGGGAAGTTGACCAATTTGGAAGTGTTGAGTCTAAGATCATGCTGTGATTTGGTAAAATTGCCAAGCACCATTGGTAACCTAAAGAAGTTAAACTTTCTTGACATATCCCATTGCTTCAGCATTAAGGAGTTGCCCGAAGGAATTGGTGCATTGAGCAGTTTAAGAAAGCTGAACATGAGAGAGTGCTCGAGATTGCAAGAGTTGCCGGAATCAGTTTCAGACCTCGAGGAGTTGGAGGTTGTGATATGTGACAAATATACAAAAAATTTGTGGGAGCTTTTCACACTCAGAAGCACGGAGATAAGGGTGGTGAAAGAACAATTCGACCTACAATGGCTCCAGAGGCTTCAGTTGTGA